From a region of the Posidoniimonas corsicana genome:
- a CDS encoding polysaccharide biosynthesis protein, whose protein sequence is MTRIATRLRFLLLTLACAGAYVLAYALRFADGGEPHHWELMRATIGFAVLAKIAAFFWHDVHQQHQRYISFEDLAAIVKAATAGAVALTLIDFFLLPMLAIPRGVIFIDWGATIFAMSAVRAWPRALHYARTHFLPASTEQTRVLIVGADDHGEVLLRAVRSSADTPRRVMGFIDDNPAHRGRSISGVPVVGGADQLPGLVSRLGVKEVLITGGLPGKQVRRLIDTAQQHGFRVKVLPSYQQILNEHVSVQPRSVAIEDLLRREAVDFDQQAVRSWLDGRTVLVTGSSGSIGSEICRQLLRVKPAKLVVLDRSETGQFFLERELRALAPDACIEVALGDLTDADRMRAVFEEHRPDVVFHAAAYKHVPLMEQHPGEAIKNIVLATRNVADLADEFAAGAFVMISTDKAVNPTSVMGSCKQLAERYVQARSAGSSCRFTTVRFGNVLDSAGSVVPVFRQQIESGGPVTVTHQDIVRYFMMIPEASQLVIQAGTMGRGGEIFVLDMGEPVRIMDLARDMIRLSGLRVGEDIEIEVTGLRPGEKLYEELYGESERHKPTSHEKIMVADSNAESLLRVAHDIGRLASLVNGPADAVRDALGEVVPRLDYLEEQRRAA, encoded by the coding sequence ATGACCCGGATCGCAACCCGACTGCGGTTTCTGCTGCTGACGCTGGCCTGCGCCGGCGCCTACGTGCTGGCGTACGCGCTGAGGTTCGCCGACGGCGGCGAGCCCCACCACTGGGAGCTGATGAGGGCCACGATCGGCTTCGCGGTGCTGGCGAAGATAGCGGCCTTCTTCTGGCACGATGTCCACCAGCAGCACCAGCGGTATATCAGCTTCGAAGATCTGGCCGCCATCGTCAAAGCGGCTACCGCGGGCGCGGTGGCGCTGACGCTGATCGACTTTTTTCTGCTGCCGATGCTCGCCATCCCCCGCGGGGTGATTTTCATCGACTGGGGCGCGACCATCTTCGCGATGAGCGCCGTGCGGGCGTGGCCGCGTGCGCTGCATTACGCGCGGACACACTTCCTCCCTGCCTCGACCGAGCAAACGCGGGTCCTGATTGTCGGCGCTGACGACCACGGTGAGGTGTTGCTGAGGGCGGTCCGCTCCAGCGCCGACACTCCCCGCCGGGTGATGGGCTTCATCGACGACAACCCCGCCCACCGCGGCCGCAGCATCAGCGGCGTTCCGGTGGTCGGCGGCGCCGATCAGCTCCCCGGTCTTGTCAGCCGACTGGGCGTCAAGGAGGTGCTGATCACCGGCGGGCTGCCCGGCAAGCAGGTGCGGCGGCTCATCGACACAGCGCAGCAGCACGGATTCCGGGTCAAGGTGCTGCCGAGCTACCAGCAGATCCTCAACGAGCATGTTTCGGTCCAGCCGCGGAGCGTGGCGATCGAGGACCTGCTGCGGCGCGAGGCGGTCGACTTCGACCAGCAGGCGGTGCGCAGCTGGCTCGACGGGCGGACGGTCCTGGTGACCGGCAGCTCCGGCAGCATCGGATCGGAGATCTGCCGCCAGCTGCTCCGGGTGAAGCCGGCCAAGCTGGTGGTGCTGGACCGGTCCGAGACCGGGCAGTTCTTCCTCGAGCGGGAGCTCCGGGCCCTGGCGCCCGACGCCTGCATCGAGGTCGCCCTTGGCGACCTCACCGACGCCGACCGCATGCGGGCCGTGTTCGAAGAGCACCGTCCGGACGTCGTGTTCCACGCCGCGGCGTACAAGCACGTGCCGCTGATGGAGCAACACCCTGGCGAGGCGATCAAGAACATCGTGCTCGCAACCCGAAACGTGGCCGACTTGGCCGACGAGTTCGCCGCCGGCGCGTTCGTGATGATCTCCACCGACAAGGCGGTCAACCCGACCAGCGTAATGGGCAGCTGCAAGCAGCTCGCCGAGCGCTACGTGCAGGCCCGGTCCGCCGGTTCGAGCTGCCGGTTCACCACCGTGCGGTTCGGCAACGTGCTCGACTCGGCCGGCAGCGTGGTCCCAGTGTTCCGCCAGCAGATTGAGAGCGGCGGGCCGGTGACGGTCACGCACCAAGACATCGTGCGGTACTTCATGATGATCCCCGAGGCGTCGCAGCTGGTGATCCAGGCCGGCACGATGGGCCGCGGCGGCGAGATCTTCGTGCTCGACATGGGCGAGCCTGTCCGCATCATGGACCTGGCGCGCGACATGATCCGGTTGTCGGGCCTGCGCGTCGGTGAGGACATCGAGATCGAGGTCACCGGGCTGCGTCCCGGCGAGAAGCTGTACGAGGAGCTGTACGGCGAGTCCGAGCGGCACAAGCCGACCAGCCACGAGAAGATCATGGTCGCCGACAGCAACGCCGAGAGCCTGCTGCGTGTCGCGCACGACATCGGCCGGCTGGCGTCGCTCGTGAACGGGCCGGCGGACGCGGTCCGTGACGCGCTCGGCGAGGTCGTGCCGCGGCTGGACTACCTCGAAGAGCAACGCCGTGCGGCCTAG
- a CDS encoding O-antigen ligase family protein has product MIPTTLRQRWAETDMRGWPLRLTDACLLGVLVAAPLFFGGRHDLGLLVYSGLVLTAASAWLMHGIVTKRRPAELYPTANVLVIAAPLLLMLQLVELPSWLVGAVSPPADDRLVAWGNGAPFGGWRHLSFDPSATRASLATLLTHAVLFLVVAQRVRSRDDVQRLVRWLGIASAGMALLALTQYLTGAEQILWCVPLTHRDPSRAAIGTFTNPNHCGHFIALGAGAVLVEAVRRRRQRATPAQRRRPGESAVSREQQLREAAWILALLATGVAILLTFSRGALLAYTVGLLVTITVLARAGWVGRAQLVRGAFVLVVCGVALSLFQYEQFSRKAGGVSVGELDELADTSDRMVIWRANLSAFFASPLVGYGAGTHSQVAPLYLTESSGVNYTHAESGYLQVATEAGLAGVLLLATAIAIAAAWCMRGVLHSGDAEATVLWAAISAALAVSLFHSIADFVWFIPSCLAPVVMLAAGAMRLSQLQSGQPQRAHGKAWGLRDAGKGFLGTAMAAVAVLLLVGPARSSFQRDAYDRTNVAVKRYNESLKARVGRDNAESEQRILESRVYYTDKMIEHLQAALAVCPSDAQSQLRLARQSLLRFELTQAHDGGGMGLANVRNTVYDAQFQSEQETAAWLRRAFGDDSQLLWSARHAAVNAVRLCPLQGEAYMILADLAFLGAGQGADTMLLVDQALRLNPHDGAVLFDAGKHKLLAGQEQQALTLWKQAGHAPGPHRMKLASVVSMTLPADEFVAEFDPDWRLTFAAYQFYKLRGEESDLHALATHALQCAELNEQTELPNRAAHNWWQAATIHQELGDTGQAVRCAEQAYRLRPACFYIRRGLAAALFRAERLEEADPHIRWCLARQPDDSALRRWLQDIAKHRLALPGAERRPRVASRPSLLIDHSTNTHEPTPPE; this is encoded by the coding sequence ATGATCCCTACCACTCTGAGACAACGCTGGGCCGAGACGGACATGCGGGGCTGGCCGCTCCGTCTGACCGACGCCTGCCTGCTGGGAGTCTTGGTGGCGGCGCCGTTGTTCTTCGGCGGCCGACATGACCTTGGGCTGCTAGTCTACAGCGGACTGGTGCTAACCGCCGCGTCCGCCTGGTTGATGCACGGCATCGTGACCAAGCGGCGGCCAGCAGAGCTCTACCCAACTGCGAATGTACTGGTGATCGCCGCCCCGCTGCTGCTGATGCTGCAGCTGGTCGAGCTTCCTAGCTGGTTGGTTGGCGCCGTGTCGCCGCCCGCGGACGACCGCCTTGTCGCCTGGGGCAATGGGGCGCCGTTTGGCGGTTGGCGACACCTATCGTTCGACCCGTCGGCCACGCGGGCAAGCCTTGCAACGCTGCTGACGCACGCGGTGCTGTTTCTAGTGGTCGCCCAACGAGTCCGCTCGCGCGACGACGTACAGCGGCTCGTCCGCTGGCTTGGAATAGCGTCGGCCGGCATGGCGCTGCTGGCGTTGACGCAATACCTGACCGGCGCAGAGCAGATCCTCTGGTGCGTTCCGCTGACGCACCGTGATCCGAGCCGCGCCGCGATCGGGACGTTCACCAACCCAAACCACTGCGGCCACTTCATCGCCCTAGGCGCCGGCGCCGTGCTCGTCGAGGCCGTCCGCCGTCGGAGGCAACGAGCCACTCCGGCTCAGCGGCGCCGCCCCGGAGAGTCTGCGGTCTCACGCGAGCAACAGCTTCGCGAGGCGGCTTGGATCCTTGCTCTGCTTGCGACCGGCGTCGCCATCCTGCTGACGTTCTCCCGCGGGGCGCTGCTGGCGTACACCGTTGGGCTGCTGGTCACCATCACCGTGCTGGCCCGCGCGGGCTGGGTGGGTAGGGCACAGCTGGTGCGCGGGGCCTTCGTGCTCGTTGTGTGTGGAGTCGCCCTCTCGCTGTTTCAGTATGAGCAGTTCTCGCGGAAGGCCGGTGGTGTGAGCGTGGGCGAGCTCGATGAACTAGCGGACACCAGTGACCGGATGGTGATCTGGCGGGCTAATCTATCGGCCTTCTTCGCTAGTCCGCTGGTCGGCTACGGCGCCGGAACGCACTCTCAGGTGGCGCCGTTGTACCTCACGGAATCGAGTGGCGTTAACTACACCCACGCCGAATCCGGTTACCTGCAGGTCGCCACCGAGGCCGGCCTGGCGGGCGTGCTCCTGCTGGCCACGGCGATCGCGATCGCCGCCGCGTGGTGCATGCGAGGAGTGCTGCACTCGGGCGACGCCGAGGCGACCGTGCTGTGGGCCGCGATTTCGGCGGCTCTCGCGGTGTCTCTCTTCCATTCGATCGCCGACTTCGTCTGGTTCATACCCTCCTGCCTGGCGCCGGTAGTGATGCTGGCTGCGGGCGCAATGCGACTGTCTCAGCTGCAGTCCGGTCAGCCCCAACGTGCTCACGGCAAGGCATGGGGATTGCGGGACGCCGGCAAGGGATTCCTTGGTACGGCGATGGCCGCGGTCGCCGTGCTGCTGCTGGTCGGACCCGCCCGCAGCTCTTTCCAGCGCGACGCCTACGACCGCACAAACGTGGCGGTGAAGCGATACAACGAGAGCCTCAAGGCCCGCGTCGGACGCGATAATGCCGAGTCGGAGCAGCGGATCCTGGAATCCCGCGTGTACTACACGGACAAGATGATCGAACACCTGCAAGCGGCGTTGGCGGTCTGCCCGAGCGACGCCCAATCGCAGCTCAGGTTGGCCAGGCAGTCCCTGCTCAGGTTTGAGCTGACCCAGGCGCACGACGGCGGTGGCATGGGATTGGCCAACGTTCGCAACACCGTCTACGACGCCCAGTTTCAGTCCGAACAAGAAACGGCCGCTTGGCTCCGGCGCGCTTTCGGCGATGACTCCCAGCTGCTCTGGTCCGCCCGCCACGCTGCAGTGAATGCGGTCAGGCTCTGCCCACTTCAGGGCGAGGCCTACATGATCTTGGCAGACCTCGCGTTCCTCGGCGCTGGCCAAGGCGCCGACACGATGTTGCTGGTCGACCAGGCGCTCCGGCTTAACCCACACGACGGGGCGGTGCTGTTCGACGCTGGCAAGCACAAGCTGCTGGCGGGCCAGGAGCAACAAGCGCTTACTCTGTGGAAGCAGGCGGGGCACGCGCCCGGCCCGCACCGCATGAAGCTCGCCTCGGTGGTGAGCATGACCCTGCCCGCCGACGAGTTTGTCGCCGAGTTCGACCCGGACTGGCGGCTCACCTTCGCTGCCTACCAGTTTTACAAGCTCCGCGGCGAGGAGTCCGACCTCCACGCACTGGCCACGCACGCGCTTCAGTGCGCCGAACTTAACGAGCAGACCGAGCTTCCCAACCGTGCGGCACACAACTGGTGGCAGGCGGCCACCATCCATCAGGAACTGGGGGACACCGGACAAGCGGTTCGCTGCGCGGAGCAGGCCTACCGGCTCCGTCCCGCGTGCTTCTACATCCGCCGTGGCCTGGCCGCCGCCCTGTTCCGCGCTGAGCGGCTCGAAGAGGCGGACCCGCACATCCGCTGGTGCTTGGCCCGTCAGCCCGATGACTCGGCGCTCCGCCGGTGGCTGCAGGACATCGCCAAGCACCGCCTCGCGTTGCCGGGCGCCGAACGGCGGCCCAGGGTCGCGAGCCGACCGTCGCTGCTGATCGACCATTCTACGAACACTCACGAACCCACCCCTCCGGAATGA